The Pseudomonadota bacterium genomic interval TGAACGTGCTGCTGGCCGAGGCCAACGTCCCCTACGACCTGCTCTACGACCTCGACGAGATCAATCCCGCGTTCCAGAAGACCGACGTGGCGCTGGTCATCGGCGCCAACGACGTCGTCAACCCGATGGCGCGGACCAACCCGGAAAGCCCGATCTACGGGATGCCGATCCTCAACGTGGACCAGGCGAAAAATGTCATCGTGATCAAGCGCGGACAGGGCAAGGGTTTCTCCGGTGTCGAGAACGCCCTGTTCTACGGCGACAACACGCGCATGCTCTACGGCGATGGCCAGGCCATGGTCGGCGAGCTGATCCAGGCCATCAAGCAGCTCTAGCAGGCGCCAGTCCCATCCCCCGGCCACGGGGCCCGCATCGGGTTCGCGGGCCCCGCCGTCGGGCCATCCCCGGCACCGGACACGGGTGCTATCATGCCCACGCGCAACAGCCCGGACCTGCGTGCGGCTCGCCTCAAAACGGTGCAACTCGGGGGGTGACGCAGCCTGCAAATTGACGCGGGCGAGGCGCCATCCACCCGTCCCGCCCGCGTTTTATACACAGCGGGCCTGCCGTTGGGAAAAAAATCCGAAACTTGACCCCGGTCAATATTAGAAGCTAATCAACTACTACAAATATCTGTTTTTTATATGAATATATTTTTGAGCAAAAAAAAGACAATCTAACGCCAGCACTGGAAATATAGGCACTTGAGCACCTCTGTCACAAATAGTCCACAAAGTTATCC includes:
- a CDS encoding NAD(P)(+) transhydrogenase (Re/Si-specific) subunit beta, which codes for NVLLAEANVPYDLLYDLDEINPAFQKTDVALVIGANDVVNPMARTNPESPIYGMPILNVDQAKNVIVIKRGQGKGFSGVENALFYGDNTRMLYGDGQAMVGELIQAIKQL